Proteins found in one Pyrus communis chromosome 15, drPyrComm1.1, whole genome shotgun sequence genomic segment:
- the LOC137717036 gene encoding uncharacterized protein, whose protein sequence is MVLYRNNDALMCKISSTTLQGEAQDWFHTLLPRSIQSFDDLSLVFTKEYSSYHSIKKKPDHLFNVKNNPKELLRDYVKRFKAEKAKIVGCDDLIASTTFQQGLPADHPLFKELIMKEDLTLADSFALAEKHALWDDA, encoded by the coding sequence ATGGTCCTTTATCGGAACAACGATGCTCTTATGTGCAAGATATCCTCCACCACTTTACAAGGTGAggcgcaagattggttccacACCCTACTGCCACGATCCATCCAGAGTTTTGATgatctttccttggttttcaccaaagaatattcatcctacCACTCGATCAAGAAGAAGCCTGACCACTTGTTTAATGTGAAGAATAACCCAAAAGAGTTGCTTCGCGACTATGtaaagaggttcaaagcagaaAAAGCAAAGATAGTCGGATGCGACGACTTGATAGCAAGTACAACCTTTCAACAAGGACTCCCAGCAGACCACCCGTTGTTTAaggaattgatcatgaaagaagatctaactctagCAGACTCTTTCGCTCTGGCAGAAAAGCATGCTCTCTGGGATGATgcttga